From Pirellulales bacterium, the proteins below share one genomic window:
- a CDS encoding EF-hand domain-containing protein produces MHYVVLASLLVLSLITSPAVAARHPRYRGNGVARAATAQREAAFLRQFDANGDGQLDASERQAALEALKQMQNSGATGGKVAGGLKKTANKLNQAQKQELIKRFDKDGDGKLDAAEREAARKDLEKLAAHK; encoded by the coding sequence ATGCATTACGTCGTCCTGGCCAGTTTGCTTGTCCTTTCACTGATCACTTCGCCGGCCGTGGCCGCCCGCCACCCTCGCTACCGTGGAAACGGGGTAGCCCGGGCCGCGACAGCGCAGCGTGAAGCGGCGTTTCTGCGGCAATTCGACGCGAATGGGGATGGTCAGCTCGACGCGTCGGAGCGGCAGGCTGCGCTTGAGGCGCTCAAGCAAATGCAGAACTCAGGGGCCACCGGCGGCAAAGTCGCGGGGGGCCTCAAGAAGACTGCCAACAAACTGAATCAGGCCCAGAAGCAGGAACTGATCAAGCGGTTCGACAAAGACGGCGACGGCAAGCTCGACGCCGCCGAACGAGAGGCCGCTAGAAAGGATCTTGAGAAACTGGCCGCCCACAAGTAA